In Hyphomicrobiaceae bacterium, the following are encoded in one genomic region:
- the rplV gene encoding 50S ribosomal protein L22, whose amino-acid sequence MGKPSHERRLANNEAQAVVKSLRISPQKLNLVAGLIRGKKVDQAMAELEFSQKRIAGDVRKCVMSAVANAENNHGLDVNELVVAEAYVGKNLTLKRFHARGRGRGAAILKPFSQLTVVVRQVEEDEAPKKKAKAKPAAKKSAKEAK is encoded by the coding sequence ATGGGCAAGCCTTCTCACGAGCGCCGTTTGGCGAACAACGAGGCGCAGGCTGTCGTCAAGTCTTTGCGCATCTCGCCACAGAAGCTGAACCTTGTCGCCGGTCTTATCCGTGGCAAGAAGGTGGATCAGGCCATGGCTGAACTCGAGTTCAGCCAGAAGCGCATTGCGGGCGATGTCCGCAAGTGCGTGATGAGCGCCGTCGCCAATGCCGAGAACAACCACGGGCTCGACGTGAACGAGCTGGTTGTGGCCGAGGCCTATGTCGGCAAGAACCTGACGCTCAAACGTTTCCACGCCCGCGGCCGCGGCCGTGGCGCTGCAATCCTTAAGCCGTTTTCTCAGCTCACCGTTGTCGTCCGCCAGGTCGAAGAAGACGAGGCGCCGAAGAAGAAGGCGAAGGCCAAGCCGGCCGCAAAGAAGTCCGCCAAGGAGGCCAAGTAA
- the rpsS gene encoding 30S ribosomal protein S19, which yields MTRSVWKGPFIDGYLLKKAEKSRSSGRNEVIKTWSRRSTILPQFVGLTFGVHNGQKHIPVAVTEDMIGHKFGEFAPTRTFHGHGGDKKAVRR from the coding sequence TTGACACGCTCAGTCTGGAAAGGTCCGTTTATTGACGGGTACCTCCTGAAAAAGGCGGAAAAGTCTCGGTCGTCTGGTCGTAACGAGGTCATCAAGACCTGGAGCCGGCGATCGACCATTCTTCCCCAGTTCGTCGGCTTGACCTTCGGTGTTCACAACGGCCAGAAGCACATTCCCGTTGCTGTCACCGAGGACATGATCGGCCACAAGTTCGGCGAGTTCGCTCCGACCCGCACATTCCACGGGCACGGTGGCGATAAGAAAGCGGTGAGGAGATAA
- the rplB gene encoding 50S ribosomal protein L2 gives MALKTFSPTSPGRRHLVQVDKSHLWKGSPVKKLVEGLNKTGGRNAHGRTTSRFIGGGHKRSYRKIDFRRNGKADIPAVVERLEYDPNRTAFIALIKYEDGTLSYILAPQRLAVGDTVVSGDKVDVKPGNAMPLSSMPVGTIVHNVEIKPGKGGQLARSAGAFVQLVGRDSGWAVLKLNSGETRKVPADCMASVGAVSNPDHMNAVVGKAGRTRWKGRRPHNRSITMNPVDHPNGGRTKGGKHWATPWGKPTKGFKTRKNKQTTKYIIRARQKTK, from the coding sequence ATGGCGCTTAAAACATTCAGCCCGACGTCTCCCGGCCGACGCCATTTGGTGCAGGTCGACAAGAGCCATCTGTGGAAGGGCAGCCCGGTCAAGAAGCTCGTTGAGGGCCTCAACAAGACGGGCGGTCGTAACGCGCACGGGCGGACCACGTCCCGCTTCATTGGCGGTGGCCACAAGCGGAGCTACCGCAAGATCGATTTCCGCCGTAACGGCAAGGCCGATATTCCGGCTGTTGTTGAGCGTCTGGAGTACGATCCCAACCGCACGGCATTCATCGCCCTGATCAAGTATGAGGATGGCACGCTGTCCTACATTCTTGCTCCTCAGCGTCTGGCTGTCGGTGACACGGTCGTGTCTGGCGATAAGGTCGACGTGAAGCCCGGCAACGCGATGCCGCTGTCTTCGATGCCGGTCGGCACGATCGTCCACAACGTCGAGATCAAGCCCGGCAAGGGTGGTCAGCTAGCTCGTTCCGCTGGCGCGTTCGTTCAGCTCGTCGGCCGCGATTCTGGCTGGGCGGTGCTGAAGCTCAACTCGGGCGAGACGCGCAAGGTGCCGGCCGATTGCATGGCGTCGGTTGGCGCGGTGTCGAACCCGGATCACATGAACGCCGTCGTCGGCAAGGCTGGTCGTACTCGCTGGAAGGGTCGCCGTCCGCACAACCGCTCGATCACCATGAACCCGGTCGACCATCCCAACGGTGGCCGTACGAAGGGTGGTAAGCACTGGGCGACGCCGTGGGGCAAACCGACCAAGGGCTTCAAGACCCGCAAGAACAAGCAGACTACGAAATACATCATTCGCGCCCGTCAGAAGACGAAGTAA
- a CDS encoding 50S ribosomal protein L23, whose amino-acid sequence MTKRTAYDVIVSPVITEKATLASEANQVIFKVNSKATKPEIKAAIESLFKVKVKAVNTIVRKGKLKAFRGRPALLSDTKRAVVTLEDGHSIDVTTGL is encoded by the coding sequence ATGACGAAACGCACCGCCTATGACGTCATCGTCTCGCCGGTCATCACCGAAAAGGCGACGCTCGCTTCGGAAGCCAACCAGGTCATCTTCAAGGTGAACTCGAAGGCGACCAAGCCTGAGATCAAGGCCGCGATCGAGAGCCTGTTCAAGGTGAAGGTCAAAGCCGTCAACACGATCGTCCGCAAGGGCAAGCTCAAGGCCTTCCGGGGCCGTCCGGCGCTGCTCAGCGACACCAAGAGAGCCGTCGTGACGCTCGAAGATGGTCACTCCATCGACGTGACGACCGGTCTCTAA
- the rplD gene encoding 50S ribosomal protein L4, whose amino-acid sequence MKATVTTLDAGSAGDIELVDAIFGLEPRSDLIHRMVRYQTLKRMAGTHHAQDRSEVSVTGKKMYKQKGTGGARHGDKSAPQFRGGGKAFGPKPRSHAVDMPKKVRALALRHALSAKAKAGEIVVLDKASSTDGKTGALKSQFAKLELSNALIIDGSELEPAFARAARNIPNIDVLPVQGINVYDILRRKKLVLTKAAVAALEARFK is encoded by the coding sequence ATGAAGGCAACCGTCACCACGCTCGATGCCGGCTCCGCCGGTGATATCGAACTCGTAGATGCAATTTTCGGCCTCGAGCCGCGTTCGGACTTGATCCACCGCATGGTGCGCTATCAGACCCTGAAGCGCATGGCCGGTACGCATCACGCCCAGGACCGTTCTGAAGTCTCGGTCACGGGCAAGAAGATGTACAAGCAGAAGGGCACCGGTGGTGCTCGTCACGGCGACAAGTCCGCTCCGCAGTTCCGTGGCGGTGGTAAGGCGTTCGGTCCCAAGCCGCGCAGTCACGCCGTTGATATGCCCAAGAAGGTGCGCGCTCTCGCTCTGCGCCATGCGCTCTCCGCGAAGGCGAAGGCAGGTGAGATTGTCGTGCTGGATAAGGCCTCCTCGACGGACGGCAAGACCGGCGCGCTGAAATCGCAGTTCGCAAAGCTTGAGCTGTCAAACGCACTCATCATCGATGGTTCCGAGCTCGAGCCGGCTTTCGCCCGCGCGGCCCGCAACATTCCCAACATCGACGTGCTCCCCGTTCAGGGCATCAACGTCTACGACATTCTGCGTCGTAAGAAGCTGGTGCTGACCAAGGCAGCCGTCGCGGCGCTGGAGGCGCGCTTCAAATGA
- the rplC gene encoding 50S ribosomal protein L3, producing the protein MRSGVLAQKVGMTRIFTETGEHVPVTVLKLDNLQVLSHRTVEKNGYTALQLGAGTRKPSRLTKADRGHFAKAEVEPKRKIAEFRVSPENLIEVGAEITADHFVPGQFVDVTGTNQGKGFQGAMKRWNFGGLRATHGVSVTHRAHGSTGQRQDPGKVFKGKKMAGHMGDERITTQNLVVAKIDVARGLVMVRGAVPGSKGGWVLVRDAVKKPTPKDLPKPGAFKPRAEAKKEGA; encoded by the coding sequence ATGCGTTCCGGTGTACTAGCACAGAAGGTGGGCATGACCCGCATCTTCACGGAAACCGGCGAGCACGTCCCGGTGACCGTGTTGAAGCTCGACAATTTGCAGGTGCTCTCGCACCGGACGGTCGAGAAGAACGGCTATACCGCGCTCCAGCTCGGGGCCGGCACCCGCAAGCCCTCGCGCTTGACCAAGGCTGACCGCGGTCATTTTGCGAAGGCCGAGGTTGAGCCCAAGCGCAAGATTGCAGAGTTTCGTGTCAGTCCTGAGAACCTGATCGAAGTCGGTGCCGAGATCACCGCCGATCATTTCGTCCCAGGGCAGTTCGTCGACGTGACGGGCACGAACCAGGGTAAAGGCTTCCAGGGCGCCATGAAGCGTTGGAACTTCGGCGGTCTGCGCGCAACTCACGGCGTTTCGGTTACGCACCGTGCGCATGGTTCGACCGGCCAGCGCCAGGATCCCGGCAAGGTGTTCAAAGGCAAGAAGATGGCTGGCCACATGGGTGATGAGCGCATCACGACTCAGAACCTCGTTGTCGCCAAAATCGATGTCGCTCGCGGTCTCGTTATGGTGCGTGGCGCGGTGCCGGGTTCCAAGGGCGGCTGGGTGCTGGTGCGCGATGCCGTCAAGAAGCCCACGCCCAAGGATCTGCCAAAGCCCGGCGCATTCAAGCCGCGTGCTGAAGCCAAGAAGGAAGGTGCGTGA
- the rpsJ gene encoding 30S ribosomal protein S10, whose protein sequence is MHGQNIRIRLKAFDHRILDASTREIVNTAKRTGAEVRGPIPLPTRIERFTVNRSPHIDKKSREQFEMRTHKRLLDIVDPTPQTVDALMKLDLAAGVDVEIKL, encoded by the coding sequence ATGCACGGCCAGAACATCCGCATCCGTCTCAAGGCGTTCGATCATCGCATACTTGATGCATCGACCCGCGAGATCGTGAACACGGCGAAACGTACGGGCGCTGAAGTGCGCGGGCCCATCCCGCTTCCGACGCGCATTGAGCGCTTCACCGTGAACCGCTCGCCGCACATCGACAAGAAGAGCCGCGAGCAGTTCGAGATGCGCACTCACAAGCGCTTGCTCGACATCGTCGATCCGACACCGCAGACGGTCGATGCTCTTATGAAGCTCGATCTCGCTGCCGGCGTCGACGTCGAGATCAAACTGTAA
- the tuf gene encoding elongation factor Tu: MAKAKFERTKPHCNVGTIGHVDHGKTTLTAALTKVSADRGWTQTAIAYDEVAKASESQGRRDPTKILTIATSHVEYATPNRHYAHVDCPGHADYVKNMITGAAQMDGAILVVSAVDGPMPQTREHILLARQVGVPRIVVFLNKCDIVEDEELLDLVEMEVRELLSKYNFPGDDTPVIRGAAIKALNGEKGPLADEAIVKLYEALDTYIPIPERPKDQPFLMPIEDVFSISGRGTVVTGRIERGMIKVGEEVEIVGLRDTQKSVVTGVEMFRKLLDSGEAGDNVGCLLRGIDKAAVERGQVLCKPGSVKPHKKFQAEAYILNKEEGGRHTPFFNNYRPQFYFRTTDVTGTVKLAEGTEMVMPGDNVSISVELVSPIAMEEKVRFAIREGGRTVGAGVVTKIIE; the protein is encoded by the coding sequence ATGGCCAAAGCAAAATTCGAGCGCACGAAGCCTCACTGCAACGTCGGCACGATCGGCCACGTTGACCATGGCAAGACGACGCTGACCGCAGCTCTGACGAAGGTGTCGGCCGACCGCGGCTGGACCCAGACCGCGATTGCATACGACGAAGTAGCCAAGGCATCTGAAAGCCAGGGCCGCCGCGACCCCACCAAGATTCTGACGATCGCCACCTCGCACGTCGAGTACGCGACACCGAACCGCCACTACGCACACGTCGACTGCCCAGGCCACGCCGACTACGTGAAGAACATGATCACCGGCGCAGCTCAGATGGACGGCGCAATCCTCGTCGTCTCGGCCGTTGACGGCCCGATGCCCCAGACCCGTGAGCACATCCTGCTCGCTCGTCAGGTTGGCGTGCCGCGCATCGTCGTGTTCCTCAACAAGTGCGATATCGTCGAGGACGAAGAGCTTCTCGATCTCGTCGAAATGGAAGTCCGCGAACTTCTTTCCAAGTACAACTTCCCTGGCGACGATACGCCGGTGATCCGCGGCGCCGCCATCAAGGCGCTGAACGGTGAGAAGGGCCCGCTGGCCGACGAAGCCATCGTCAAGCTGTATGAAGCTCTCGACACCTACATCCCGATCCCCGAGCGTCCGAAGGATCAGCCCTTCCTGATGCCGATCGAAGACGTGTTCTCGATCTCGGGTCGCGGTACGGTTGTCACTGGCCGTATCGAGCGCGGCATGATCAAGGTCGGCGAAGAAGTCGAGATCGTCGGTCTGCGCGACACTCAGAAGTCGGTCGTCACCGGCGTCGAAATGTTCCGCAAGCTGCTCGACTCGGGCGAGGCTGGCGACAACGTCGGCTGTCTGCTTCGCGGTATCGACAAGGCTGCCGTCGAGCGCGGTCAGGTGCTCTGCAAGCCCGGCTCCGTGAAACCGCACAAGAAGTTCCAGGCCGAGGCCTACATCCTCAACAAGGAAGAGGGTGGCCGTCATACGCCGTTCTTCAACAACTACCGCCCGCAGTTCTACTTCCGCACGACGGACGTCACGGGCACGGTGAAACTGGCTGAAGGCACCGAAATGGTGATGCCGGGCGACAACGTCTCGATCTCGGTTGAGCTCGTGTCTCCGATCGCCATGGAGGAGAAGGTTCGCTTCGCCATCCGTGAAGGCGGCCGCACCGTCGGCGCCGGCGTCGTCACCAAGATTATCGAGTAG
- the fusA gene encoding elongation factor G, translating into MARQYPIEDYRNFGIMAHIDAGKTTTTERILYYTGRSYKIGEVHDGAATMDFMDQEAERGITITSAATTCFWPGRDGRKRRLNIIDTPGHVDFTIEVERSLRVLDGAVCVLDSNQGVEPQTETVWRQGDKYNVPRIIFANKMDKIGADFYMCVQDIKDKLGARPVPLQIPIGAESDFQGVIDLIRMIAITWDGDGKDAKMVEGEIPADLKDKAEEYRAAMIEAAVEMDDTAMEAYLEGNEPDEETLRKLIRKATITGTFYPMMCGSAFKNKGVQPLLDAVVDFLPAPSDREAYKGIDPKTEAEAPRRPTDADPLAMIAFKIMNFEHVGSITFCRIYSGKLEQGMALANTTRDKKERAGRMYLMHAADREEIKEAFAGDIVALQGLKDTRTGETLCDPNKPVILEKMDFPEPVIEMKIEPKTKADQEKMAIALNTLSLEDPSFRVSVHPESGETILKGMGELHLDIKVDILKRTYGVDATVGQPQVAYRETLARATDIDYTHKKQTGGTGQFARVKLKLEPNETGKGNVFESTIVGGTVPKEYIPGVEKGVKSVWDNGILIGFPMVDMKVNLYDGAFHEVDSSAIAFEIATRAAMKEGCEKAGVKILEPIMDVEVVTPGDFVGGIIGDLNSRRGQVRDQQMRGNATVIRAYVPLANMFGYINTLRSMSTGRAQYSMQFAHYSDVPKNVADEVKAKYA; encoded by the coding sequence ATGGCCCGCCAATACCCGATTGAGGACTACCGCAATTTCGGCATCATGGCCCACATCGATGCCGGAAAAACCACGACCACTGAGCGGATCCTTTATTACACCGGAAGATCCTACAAGATCGGCGAAGTCCACGACGGCGCCGCAACGATGGACTTCATGGATCAGGAAGCTGAGCGCGGTATTACGATTACGTCGGCCGCGACGACCTGCTTCTGGCCGGGCCGCGATGGCCGCAAGCGCCGCTTGAACATCATCGACACCCCAGGCCACGTCGACTTCACCATTGAAGTCGAGCGTTCGCTGCGCGTGCTCGACGGGGCCGTTTGCGTTCTCGACAGCAACCAGGGCGTCGAGCCGCAGACCGAGACCGTCTGGCGTCAGGGTGACAAGTATAACGTTCCGCGCATCATCTTCGCCAACAAGATGGATAAGATCGGTGCCGACTTCTACATGTGTGTTCAGGACATCAAGGATAAGCTCGGTGCGCGTCCCGTTCCGCTGCAGATCCCGATCGGAGCTGAGTCCGACTTCCAGGGTGTCATCGACCTCATCCGTATGATTGCGATTACCTGGGATGGTGATGGCAAGGACGCCAAGATGGTTGAAGGCGAGATTCCGGCCGACCTGAAAGACAAGGCCGAAGAATATCGCGCCGCCATGATCGAAGCTGCCGTCGAAATGGACGATACTGCGATGGAAGCGTATCTCGAGGGCAACGAGCCCGACGAGGAGACGCTGCGCAAGCTCATCCGCAAGGCTACGATCACCGGTACCTTCTACCCCATGATGTGCGGCTCGGCGTTCAAGAACAAGGGTGTGCAGCCCTTGCTTGACGCGGTCGTAGATTTCCTGCCTGCGCCGTCTGACCGCGAAGCCTACAAGGGCATCGATCCCAAGACGGAAGCTGAGGCTCCGCGCCGTCCTACCGATGCCGATCCGCTTGCCATGATCGCCTTCAAGATCATGAACTTTGAACACGTCGGTTCGATCACGTTCTGCCGTATCTACTCGGGCAAGCTCGAGCAGGGCATGGCGCTCGCGAACACCACGCGCGACAAGAAAGAGCGCGCCGGCCGCATGTATCTCATGCACGCTGCTGACCGCGAGGAAATTAAAGAGGCGTTTGCAGGTGACATCGTCGCTCTGCAAGGCCTGAAGGATACCCGCACGGGCGAGACGCTCTGCGATCCCAACAAGCCTGTCATTCTCGAGAAGATGGATTTCCCTGAGCCCGTCATCGAAATGAAGATCGAGCCAAAGACAAAGGCCGATCAGGAGAAGATGGCGATCGCGCTCAACACGCTGTCGCTTGAGGATCCCTCGTTCCGCGTTTCGGTTCATCCGGAGTCGGGCGAAACCATCCTCAAGGGCATGGGCGAATTGCATCTCGACATCAAGGTCGACATCCTGAAGCGCACCTACGGCGTGGATGCTACCGTTGGTCAGCCGCAGGTTGCCTACCGCGAGACGCTCGCACGCGCGACCGACATCGACTACACGCATAAGAAGCAGACGGGCGGCACGGGTCAGTTCGCGCGCGTCAAGCTGAAGCTCGAGCCCAACGAGACTGGCAAGGGCAATGTGTTTGAGTCCACCATTGTTGGCGGCACGGTGCCCAAGGAATACATCCCGGGTGTCGAAAAAGGCGTCAAGTCGGTTTGGGACAACGGTATCCTCATCGGCTTTCCCATGGTCGATATGAAGGTCAACCTCTACGACGGCGCGTTCCACGAAGTGGACTCGTCCGCGATCGCATTCGAGATCGCGACGCGTGCGGCCATGAAAGAGGGTTGTGAGAAGGCCGGTGTGAAGATCCTCGAACCGATCATGGACGTCGAGGTCGTCACTCCGGGTGATTTCGTCGGTGGCATCATCGGCGATCTGAACTCTCGCCGCGGCCAGGTTCGTGATCAGCAGATGCGCGGCAACGCGACTGTGATCCGTGCTTACGTGCCGCTCGCAAACATGTTCGGCTACATCAATACGCTGCGCTCGATGTCTACGGGCCGTGCGCAGTATTCGATGCAGTTCGCGCATTATTCCGACGTACCCAAGAACGTCGCTGACGAAGTTAAGGCGAAGTACGCCTGA
- the rpsG gene encoding 30S ribosomal protein S7 produces MSRRHAAQKREVIPDPKFNDLVVTKFMNAVMEDGKKSVAERMVYGAFDKMEAKAKANALELFKQALDNVMPAVEVRSRRVGGATYQVPVEVRNERRQALAIRWIISAARSRNENTMVDKLSGELLDAANNRGTAVKKREDTHKMAEANRAFSHYRW; encoded by the coding sequence ATGTCTCGTCGTCACGCGGCGCAAAAGCGGGAAGTGATCCCGGATCCGAAGTTCAACGACCTTGTCGTCACCAAGTTTATGAATGCGGTGATGGAAGACGGCAAGAAGTCGGTTGCCGAGCGCATGGTCTATGGTGCGTTCGACAAGATGGAAGCGAAGGCCAAGGCCAATGCCCTGGAGCTATTCAAGCAGGCGCTCGACAACGTTATGCCGGCTGTCGAAGTCCGCTCGCGCCGCGTAGGTGGTGCCACCTATCAGGTGCCGGTCGAAGTTCGAAACGAGCGCCGTCAGGCGCTAGCGATCCGTTGGATCATTTCCGCGGCACGCTCCCGTAACGAGAACACGATGGTCGACAAGCTCTCAGGTGAGCTTTTGGATGCTGCCAACAATCGCGGCACGGCCGTCAAGAAGCGCGAAGACACGCACAAGATGGCGGAAGCCAACCGTGCGTTCTCGCATTACCGCTGGTAA
- the rpsL gene encoding 30S ribosomal protein S12 produces MPTIQQLIRKPREQKTYREKSRHMDACPQKRGVCTRVYTTTPKKPNSALRKVAKIRLTNGYEVIGYIPGEGHNLQEHSVVLIRGGRVKDLPGVRYHIIRGVLDTQGVSARRQRRSKYGAKRPK; encoded by the coding sequence ATGCCGACGATACAACAGTTGATCCGGAAGCCCCGGGAGCAGAAGACCTATCGCGAGAAGTCTCGCCATATGGATGCCTGCCCGCAAAAGCGTGGCGTGTGCACTCGCGTCTATACAACGACGCCGAAGAAGCCCAACTCGGCACTCCGTAAGGTCGCGAAGATCCGCCTGACCAACGGCTATGAGGTCATTGGCTACATCCCGGGTGAGGGTCACAACCTTCAGGAGCATTCCGTGGTTCTCATCCGCGGCGGCCGTGTGAAGGACTTGCCGGGCGTTCGTTATCACATCATCCGCGGCGTGCTCGATACTCAGGGCGTCTCCGCCCGCCGTCAGCGGCGCTCCAAGTACGGCGCTAAGCGGCCGAAGTAA